In one Plasmodium falciparum 3D7 genome assembly, chromosome: 14 genomic region, the following are encoded:
- a CDS encoding cytochrome b-c1 complex subunit 6, putative — protein MSYPYYTEFFVRYPKFKERDEKDRTVDPRIELEKKCAVKCVRPVNEYQNCVSRVRARTDNKGNCLGQYEELYICIDHCVAKDLFNYLA, from the coding sequence ATGTCATATCCATACTATACAGAATTTTTTGTCCGATATCCAAAATTTAAAGAAAGGGATGAAAAAGATCGAACTGTTGATCCAAGAATAGAATTAGAGAAAAAATGTGCAGTCAAATGTGTAAGACCAGTTAATGAATATCAAAATTGTGTTAGTAGAGTGAGGGCAAGAACAGATAATAAGGGAAATTGTTTGGGTCAATATGAAGAACTGTATATTTGTATTGATCATTGTGTAGCGAAGGATTTGTTTAATTATTTAGCCTAG